In Tachysurus fulvidraco isolate hzauxx_2018 chromosome 9, HZAU_PFXX_2.0, whole genome shotgun sequence, the sequence TAAGGCTCGTGGAGCTCGAGGCAGGGTACCGAGTAGGAGAGTCGGACAGCGCGGTGAAACATAAACGGATCTCctcgcgcacacgcacgcactttTCTATCAGCGTATCCGATCTTCCCCGAAGTCGggtcgttgtgtgtgtgtgtgtgtggtgtgtgtgtatgtgtgtgtgggattagaTTCTAAATTCCAGATGTTAGTGCACACTTACTCAGCCACGGTAAGTCCCTCcgcttttcttttcattctttctgtcCTTCCCCTTTTCCGTAaatcaaatgtaattttaagTCTTTGCTCTAAATTTACCctcatattttaattttttatttttttgctaatttggACACTTTTCAGGATTTTTGTTAGTTTTGTGCAAGAACGCGTTTACACACAAAGTTGTATtacacaaaataatacaaataaaataaacaaacaaaccaaaaaatttGTTTAGATTACTGATATTAAAATGAGATAACAGGTTTTTTGGTCCTCTAAAGTGCTGTTCCGTGCAGCAGATGTAAACTGTTGTATCATGAGACCAAGTTAAATTAAAGTTTTACATGTTCTATTAGTCATGATGATAGTCATCTCTttgtacaacattaatattGATCTCtaaatgtatatgttttaaatcatgtttccggtgtgtgttgttttgaagGACCGCCATGACGGCGTACCGGGCCACAGCTCGAGACTCTCCCAACTCGGTTCGGTGTCTCAGGCTCCGTACTCCACCGCGCCGCCGCTCTCGCATGCGCCCTCCTCGGATTTTCAGCCACCGTACTTCCCTCCGCCGTACCAGCCGCTGCCGTACCCGCAGAGCCAGGACCCGTACTCACACGTGAATGACCCATACGCCCTAAACGCCCTGCAccagcagcaccagcagcacCCGTGGGGCTCGCGCCAGCGACAGGATGTCGGGGGAGATAGCGCGTCTCTGCTGCCGCAACCGAGAGCTTCTCTTCCGCCACAGCTCTCCGGTCTCGACCCGCGCACCCGGGATTATTCCTCTGTGCGCCGACCGGACGTCCTACTGCACTCGGCGCCGCACGGCCTCGAAGCCGGGATGGCTGACAGCCTGTCTCTGCAAGGCCTCGCGCACGGCATGGACGACACGCACGTGAGTTTTGTTGTgcgttctgttttatttatttatggtaaCCAATAATTTCCatatatattacacaaaatGATTCTCACGCATAATTATCAATTACCTTATTATTTTCATTGGAATGTCATTAATCCTCATTATTTCCGCATAAAACTGATTAAGGCTCATCGCTGACAAATGACACATTAGAAGCCTAAACCCTGAACAAATAGGGCGCTATATGATTTATTTGAAGGCAAACCGTTTGGAGGCCGTACtcaggttctctctctctctctctctctctctctctctctctctctctctctctctctctctctctctctctctctctctctctctctctctctctgtgtgtgtgtgtgtgtgtgtgtgtgtgtgtgtgtgtgtgtgtgtgtgtgtgtgtgtgtgtgtgtgtgtgtgtgtgttatttaaccCCGAGGCACAATCGcattacacaaacacttacacaaaTACATGCAAGCTCAAAGCTCGGGGTTTCCTTGCAATTTGTATAATATgtttctgtaatgtgtgtaatgattataatgctttataatgcTCTATAAATGCCCTGAGTGTCAGTGAGCTGATTATGAGTGCTCTTTATTTAATTAGAGAAACGCACGTGACATTTATgtcagaatgattttttttacacggTCCGTGTGTCATCTCTTCCCTTTATTCCTGCTTCTTGGTCATCTGATTAATCAGTGTTTGTTTGAAAGTTTGTCTGCCTAGATGTTTAAGAatgccattgtgtgtgtgtgtgtgtgtgtgtgtgtgtgtgtgtgtgtgtgtgtgtgtgtgtgtgtgtgtgtgtgtgtgtgtgtgtgtgtgtgtgtgtttgagagtgagagtaagagagagaccTCTGGTGAATTGAGCTTTAGTGTGCAAAACTACTGCACAATAAGATCTAGTGAAATGCACAGGTGATTAATAAATCACCGCATACACACAATCCGCACCGCaagaaactaaaacaaacaaaactcaaatttctttcagaaaaacaataatCCTGAAATTCTTCTCGTCTGGAGTGTATACTCGGATATTGCGCACTACtttgactgtttgtgtgtgtgtgtgtgtgtgtgtgtgtgtgtgtgtgtgtgtgtgtgtgtgtgtgtgtgtgtgtgtgtgtgtgtgtgagagagagagagagagagagagagagagagagagagagagagagagagagctctcaGGCTGTTTCATTCCTCAATAATAACTCCACACATGACTCAGGACTCAGGCTGAAATTCCTCTAATAAACTCTGACAcaatagcaataataaaaatctactcgtgttttgtttagtttcagGTTCGCAAATCTTTAACGAGACACCCAATGAATTTCCTCCATACGCTCATATCCTTCATGTTCGtcaattgtgtttatttatttcacttctgCTCAGTTTTGAGTCTCTAAAGCTGAATATCGAGACAAaaaataaggtgtgtgtgtgtgtgtgtgtgtgtgtgtgtgtgtgtgtgtgtgtgtgtgtgtgtgtgtgtgtgtgtgtgtgtgtgtcttacaggcTGTAGAAGACGCAAATAACAGTGGAATGAATATCTTGGATCAATCCGTTATCAAAAAAGGTAAAGTCGGGAATAATAACAATATGATATTCATCCTGTTCTACTGCACATGGTGTTTCTTCCATTTATTATTTCTAGTATATCAGACATTTGCAAAAACATTATAACGGGATTATAATCACAATCTAATATAATTACAATCTTATCTCTAgctcaaatgtttttttgtttattgttttatttatgtttttgtttgatttttgggCATCATTTGTGGTTGAATCGGATAATAATGTATTTAGTAACATTTTGgcggatttaaaaaaaaatccggCGCTTTTGTGGATTTACAAATAATGGGAAACACACGTGAGAGCTGTAATCAGACAGATAGATATCAAACGCCTTTAACTCACCGACTACACGTCATAATCAGTAAGTGTTTGTCCGTTCAATAGTGCGTTACGTGTACAATaaaggtataataataataataataataataataataataataataataataataataatacaaaagcaaCTTACGTTTAAAACTTATTATTGCTCTAAAAGTTAAACCTTAgctaatcaaaacaaaaataaataagcaacaaggcaagatttattttttttaatgcaatgcTAATCTCAATCTTTAGGTTATATTTGTCCCTAAAGGTAATATTACATAGTTTTAGTCTAATGATAAAAAACGATTaactgaattattatttataactaaattattattattattattattattattattattattattattattattattattattattattattattattagtgttgcATGCTGTTTCACTGTCAGTAATACTCTTTCCGGAGCTCAGAGCGCTCTCCCTGGGCTCGTGTTAATATTTGTCCGGTGCTCGAGACATTTGGCGGTAATTTAGTTAACAGGAAATGTGGCTTTCTCCCAGAGGACGGACCTAAAGCAGCCTTCGTGATGGATGGAGATTTCCCGTCCTCCCGAGCTCGTTTAGAGCTCATTTTCTCTATTATccccctctacacacacacacacacacacacacacacacacacacacacacacacacacacacacacacacacacacacacacacacacacacaatatcccTGCTGATCTCGTGTCTCCGCGGGTTCGGGCACTCGTTGTTACCGCATTAGCGCTTCGTTAAAGAGACATTCATTTTGACGTTGATCGCGCGCCCTAAATGACCGAGGGTGTCGTTGTTAGAGAAAACGTGCCCAAAGGCGATTTGACGTTGGCGCGAGTCAATCAACAATCGATAATTAGGGcctgcaatttaaaaaaaaaaaaaaaaaaaaaggcagagggCGCGAACTCTTGTGGAAGttagcaaaatattacaattaggTTAAGGGTTAGGGGTTAAAAGATCAGGCTCTTGGAGGAAGTGATCCCATTCGTGGGAAAATCTGAttgtttttataaaagaaaaatgtttatatacttACCATTAACTGTtgctattacattttattaacctAGAATTTAACTACTGTAATATTAGTgaagtgttttcatttttctgtgtttttccgCCTTAAGGTTTGGAAATGTAGCCAGTGTTAAAGAATTAAATACTATTTCCCACAACTGCATTATTACAGCTAGGAGTTTTTTGCACAGTTAACAACCGACGTCGGAGGtcaaaaatattgtatttattattattattattattattattattattattattattattattattattacaacatcGAAGTCATcaacaacagaacaaaaaatCCGTGAACCCCTTTTCTCTTCCACATCTTGTTTGTGCAGTTTGTTTTATAAAAACGGCAGCGCGCGCTCAGCACAGTGCCAATTCACGAATGCGCGTGCTGAAGCAGGCGGTACCCGTGACCCGGGTCGGTAGAGGGCTCGCGCTTTGTATTAATACAGAAGAAGACAGACTTCATGTCATTCTCTAGGGCGTTTGGcatagaaataaagaaatatatgtaacaaaaacagtaataaataaatgttatatctTCTACAAATGTTCTTTTGACTCTAAAGGCACCTTTAAACTCCGCATTTCCCAGCTACGGTTGAACACATTAGAGTGGGCGTGCAGGCTGGAGTGAAATTCCTAAGTAAGGTTTTTTGCGAATTGCAAAgtgttttcttaattttttttgtttaatatcctgcagaaaaatgttttgaaaataacTGAATGACCTACCAGGATGATGCGACGCCCAGggtttacaaaataaaacaaaacagaaaatatcatactttgggaaaaaaaagggttaaaacatttaacaaaattgtaaaatgaaaaaatgatcAAACCAATTTGTCCAGTAACATAAAGatgtaaaatatgtaattgTACCAGTCCAGGAAGGATAAAAGGTACTAGTACTCTTTTCATGGAAATGTACAAGTAACAATATTTAGGTCATATGTGAAGGTCTGTTTCTGCTCTGGGTGAGTAATGAGTGTCCATTGCCAATCAGTCTGTGCTCATACTGTAATTAcaccattttaatttttttttttctgactataGTGCATAGATTCATCTGAAATGGAACTTCCTAAAGTGTCACTCAGTCCCTGGTGTCCCATATCACATGAattcacttacacactgcattttatgGCAAGGCCTTCCCCCCTCCACAAGATAACCTATATTTAACAGGACAAGGTTTTTTAATCTCTGTAGGCTATGTCTAAAATGTCATGCTAAATATATAGACAAGTACCCAGGATAATATCAGGCTGCTATTAAATAACAGTTTAAACAGCCGCTAGAGTCATTTAACCACCCGGGAAATGAAAAGTTAGCCTGTATGATAAAAtgtgataaagacatgattgaCATTTTTAGCCTATTTTTGTGACAGACAAAAAGTAACTAAGAAGTGGAACAATATTTGAACCATATGCACTGTCAAAGTAATAAACCACATAAAATATAACGCAATGGAATggaacataaaacaacataaagttAAACTCATGTAATATTGTAATGTTATATAACAAAATGTGCCATGATATAAATTAACTTAACACAATGTAAGATGTTTTAAAGTAGCATCATTTAAACAATATAACATAATGGAAAGGAATGGAACAGATATTAAcaaaacacataacatataacataacatataacataacataacataacataacataacataacataacataaaataacataacataatgcaACATCATTTAATGTAGAACAATGTGACAACACACAATACTTTTGCACaacataatgtaatgtaatagaACAGAAAGTAACCTGttacaaatacacaatataacaaAATTGCCTAGCATAACACAAAGTAACACCGTAATGTAACATAGCTAAACATAACGCAAAACAACATACTTTAACAAATCATGaagcaaaaaataatacaacagAACAATGTAACAATATAATGTAACACAATACAACAATTTAACATAACTGTATGTAATATAACATTCATGAACAGAGCATACTTTAACCTAGCATGAAATaacaatacaacaaaaatacaacaattgaacaatgtaatgtaacagaacacatcacatcacaccaccacatcacaAGATTATACcacttaacacaacacaacacaacacaacacaacacaatgtaataCAATGTAACTTATCAACATTGCATAACATCATATATTAAACACTACAATAGTTGTATattaaaacatacataaaaactGTGTGCTAATTTTATTGAATGTTGCagaataatataaatttttacaaaacaaaaagaaatatttaaaaaacattttatttattataaaaataatatgaaatatcaAACCCTTAATAAACCAAGCAGctgaattattaaataaacaaagaaatgaatgaataaataaaactaaacaaaacaaaaaaccggCAGCTTCCAgtcattttttataatttataacttTAGAGATTTTCTATTCCCGAATTTAGTTATAGGCGACTTATTTCATTTTggattataagaataataaataaaaggggaactatttatgttttatttaaaatctagtTGTAAATCTGTCGGAACTAAGCCTTACATTGTGCCTTTTAGAAGAATGTTCTTACAGCTTACATAGAggttcatgttttgttttgttttgctttgtttttcttctctccacCCCGCAGTCCCGATGCCTCACAAGAGCGTCACGTCCCTGATGATGAGTAAAGACGGGCTGATTGGCGGCGTCTCCGTGAACGTGAACGAGGTGTTCTGCTCGGTACCGGGCCGCCTGTCTCTGCTCAGCTCCACCTCCAAATACAAGGTGACGGTGGGAGAAGTGCAGCGGAGACTCTCACCGCCCGAGTGCCTCAACGCCTCACTGCTCGGCGGGGTGCTGCGCAGGTGCGTCACTTCCGGCTCCCTTCTGCACGCACACGGTTCAAGTGTAAACGACTGCAGTTTAAATTAATCAACCTTAAAGAGccctaaaataaaaaacaactagACTGCTTTTACTCTCCACTGCATGGCGTCCCAACCCTCTTAATATGGAGagtacagaaatataaatgtcacattaaaatttaaaatatgaattaaagagagaataaatatgGTATCAAACTGGTACCTTTCCTGTTCACTGGGGTGGGTGGGACCCTTTGTGTCGACTCTTTGtgtcttttctctgtttcacctGGAATGTGAACACAGTGCAATTTTTTAAGCGTGCTTTTTGAGTAAACATGCAGTACATTCATGTTCCTTATTTTAAGAGTTGCGTTCTAAAAGTACCAGTGGTACTAAAAGTACTAAAGGTGCCGTATCTGTGACAAGGAAAGGTACCGATATTTATCTGGAAGTGTAGCAAACAGCTGAGGAAGTGCATTATGGATATTAAGTATTGGATAGGATTTCTTGAATATTTGATCTACTTTAAGTTTTAAAGCAGCAGAGCCTCAGCAGGGGGAGCACATCCTCTTCTGAGTTATTTGTACAGATGTATCAGATCGGTTTGCAGTTCTGGTTTCTAGACTATAATAACAAAGTAACAATATGGTTAAAAATATAGATAACAATAAAGCAGTTATGACACGAATTGGGAGAAATATGTAGTTGAAATGCAGCGTTATAATCCGGAGGTCAGCCTAGAAGTGTGAGCAGGAGGAAGTGGCCTGAAGTCTCCTAGATTCGAGCAGGAACTTGTAGGCTAGATCTGTTCAGCTGTAGTGTAAACAAAtagcaattaaataaatagataattaaataaaagtggGGCATGCAGACAAACTGATCATGTAGGTATACAGTTAGATTTAATCGCACATCAGTGATGTCAGTTAGACCTGGGTATAAAAAGTTAGTTAAACAAGACTGAAGTCAAGTTAAGCAGGaagaaaaagtacaaaaatagaaaacaatttaaataaatgatggcGGTGTGGTATATTGTgccagtgaaaaataaataaatagcttagTTGAAGTGTATAGTGAGCTGTGCAATATGGAACACAACGTCTAAGTGTACattgaataaagaaatatatttgcCAACAAATGACATTtgcgtttttgtttgtttgtttgtaagtaAATTCACATCGATTAATTTCATGTGGTTGAtttcaaatgatttaaatattgCACAACTGAAGCATGTAAACCAAACATTGTCTCATTAATTTTAAGTAAATCTGTCTTGTCCTCATTTGGAAACGTCggattattttgattatttatttatttatttatttatttatttatttatttatttatttatttatttatttattcattcatcatcattaGCCAGAATTTCTCCGTTGAGATCATACACGCGCGTCAGGATTTAGTGACGTATATATAGCGCATTGTGTGGATATCTAGATTTCTAATTCTATACAAATTGCTGTTAATTACTGCTTCTAAATGTCCTtttgtgcatttaaaaaaaatctaaatagtTCCAGCTTCACTGAGCAGAATAGGAAGAATTGggataaaaagaataaatcagcCAAATGTCACCGGATTACACGTTTGCTCTGATGCGTATCTTCCGTGTTGTTTTCATGCGATACATTAAATAATACCCCGGTTATTAAAGAGGTATTCCCTTTTCCCTTTAATGAAATTTcataaattttatatatgtagCGTAGACAAAGAACATCGTCACAAAGATATACatttgaaatgaattaaaaacaaataaaacctcttgagagagaaatcagactcaaaagggaatccatcctcatctgagtgtgtgattataaaacacTCTCTTCTAAAAGAGTACTAAACTGTGATTGCTGAATGCATTATAGTTTGAACTTGAAGTGTTTAAGCTGATGGAGATTTCAGAGGCTAAAGCGTTGTGGTAGGCTGCAGGAGGCCACATCTGTCCTGCGCTGTGGTTCCCTTTAACCTCAAATTCCGctggaaatgaataaaataaataaataaacgcttTCTGTGTTTTCAGGGCGAAGTCGAAAAACGGCGGCCGATCTCTGAGAGAGAAGCTGGAAAAGATCGGGCTGAATTTGCCAGCAGGAAGACGCAAAGCTGCCAACGTCACTTTGCTGACGTCACTGGTGGAAGGTAAACTCGACCGCCGTGTTTACGTTCACTCTTTTTTACCGTCACGTGTACAAACGTCAAAATGTGCCTAAactctaaaacaaaacaaaggctacACTTTGCTAGCTGACCTTATCTGAGTCCAAAACTTTCAGTCAATATCTCAACATCTTAAAATGTAGCTTTCAAAAacgtgagaaaaaaaatacactttaaaGAAGATTTAACCCGAGGCTAGAAAACTCCTTAATCTCTTATGTAATGAGAAACACACCGGAGATCTGTTTATGATTCCCTGCTGTCTGTTTGACCGCctgggattaaaaaaagaacaggaaaaGAAGCATAAACAAATGAAGTATTTAGAATGACAATACAGTAACTAATGgataaaaatggaaagaaatcaAATCTAGGAGTAAttaaacaggtaaaaaaaaaaagggggaacaAGGTAAATAAGGAAATAAGGTAAATAGATAAGTGTCGTGGAGCCCAGATgagattctttatttttttctttcttttaaaaaaagaacattgcaatgttttcttttttattgcatGTTTTATTACATGTTAGTTGTAATTAGTCCCTAATTCAAGTTTTTATGACAGCTAGTGACATTAGACCACATTGTTCACATAACATCTATCAAACTTTCCTAGATTTATATTGAATTGTTCTCCATCACCAGGGGAAGCTGTTCATTTAGCGCGAGACTTTGGCTACATCTGTGAAACTGAGTTCCCCACCAAGGCCGTGTCCGAGTACCTGAACCGACAGCACACGGACCCCAACGAGATCCACGCGCGGAAAAACATGATGCTCGCGACAAAGTACGtctaatttcttttctttctaaaatccTGTAATTAGCAGCTAAATTGGCAGCAGGCGGTGAAGAAAAGGAGGAGTGTAGCATAAGCTGTGAGTAAATGTTGTTCTAGCTCGTCTATCcgtcataaaagaaaaaacctccCGTGCTGCTTATATGGTTACACGCTTAACCGAgtgggttttcttttttctttttgacacGTTAAGCTGGTTTCTAATGAGGCAGAAACCTGTTCCCTTTATCCGTCTCACGCCGGCGTGCACTGCAGAAACTCATTATATTTAAAGTGAAATGTTTCAAGCCTGAAAGTGCCAGCTTTTCCCCTTGAAGTTTCGCCCCAGGGTCATTTTAAACCCCCCTtcatccctctctttctccccctttcacagtctgtctgtctgtcaaaaGTCAGtcatccacctcctcctcctcctcctcctccctccttcctGCACACGCCTTAGGGTCCAAACGTTCTGTCGTTcagaaatgaagagaaagaaagagatgatggtgatggtgatggctAGTGGACAACAAGGCGGCTGTTGTTGCTGGAAATCGAATgtgggtcaaaaaaaaaaagaaagaaagaaaaaaaaacgtgacaAGCTTGGACAAGTGCATGATGCCACATAATGGTGTTTCTGCACTGATCTGTCACTGATGACCTTTTTATAGAGTAAGAACATTATATGTTACTTCaggttgatttaaaaaaaaaaaaaaaaccagacatATCAAAAGCAAAAACTTCAGCCATGCttcataataatgataataaatctTTATCAATCTTCAACGTGCTTACTTCCTTGTCATCATATATCACTTCCTTCTGATGCCAACATCATAAACAATCTCCTTCAAACCCTGCAGGTTaatgattttttccccaaacaagTTCTCCCAGATACGATCCTGATGGGTTTCACTGGCTGATCGATGACGAGAGCAGTCTTTAAATTGTTAGCAGAACACGGTGAGGTCAAAGAGAAAAAGGTCGTGGGGATTGGGGCATCTTCAGAAGGAGCTCAATAACATTAACGTTCCTCTCACATTTCATCCGAGCTTGAGGCTATGAGGTGAGAGGAATGCTTGGCAGGATGGGATAGTGGTgattcacatgcacacagtttaGGCTACATCCAATAGGCTACAATTCTACTAgtccaataaaataataataaaaagaataataataataataaataaataaatacataaatgtatatttaaatacatttataacatgTAATGTATCAAAACTTTATTCGATAGATTCTCAGACACTTTTTTTGACAGctacaacatttattttcaatttacattatttttcatttttcaacaaATCTGATCATCATTTCTTTCCGTCTTTGGTTAAAGAGGTTTTGCTGCCGTTGACAGTGAAGTCATACTAATTCTGAACTAGGCTGTAATCAGATTTTAGCTTATTTGAAGACAGCGatgttttattgtgtaaatATTCACAGGTTGTGTAGAGAATCGCAAATGATGCCTTACTGTGACGGGTATCAAGAATCATTGAAGAAAACTCGTATTGTTAAGGGAAGGTTTTTTGTCAATCTGGCTACTCCTGAAATgatgaaaatgtatttgcttAGTAAAATGGCTCTGAAAGACGTATCTGATTTGGATTGCATTTTTGTCTTCAGGCAACTGCAACCATGTTTTACACGTTTATCACATTTCTGAATGCCGATTTCAACAAGACGAAGGTAAAAAACCTCTGTTGagggaaaacaaaacagagaagcAAAGCCAAAATGGTGATTTGGTCGACATGGCTGAGGTCAAAATGCCTAAAACATGACAGATTTATGGTGTAAAGACACTTTTCCTCTGGGGGGCTCTTAGTTAGAGAGAGTTTCTCCATCTAATGTGTAGTATTAGTGTGATTAAACACTGTTAGATACCACACCACAGGTTGGACCAAATCAAATCAAGTCTACAATGAGCTCTTCACAAGAACCATCAGAAACCTTGCACAAGTCATAACAAGCGTCCTTTCAAACAACTTCCTTCttaagaaaaattattttatttatttattttttttaagtcaaaCGCTAGAACTTAGTTAGGTTGTGTTTATAAATTTTGAGAATCCTTGGTCAGTTCT encodes:
- the tfap2b gene encoding transcription factor AP-2-beta isoform X2, with product MLWKLVENVKYEDIYEDRHDGVPGHSSRLSQLGSVSQAPYSTAPPLSHAPSSDFQPPYFPPPYQPLPYPQSQDPYSHVNDPYALNALHQQHQQHPWGSRQRQDVGGDSASLLPQPRASLPPQLSGLDPRTRDYSSVRRPDVLLHSAPHGLEAGMADSLSLQGLAHGMDDTHAVEDANNSGMNILDQSVIKKVPMPHKSVTSLMMSKDGLIGGVSVNVNEVFCSVPGRLSLLSSTSKYKVTVGEVQRRLSPPECLNASLLGGVLRRAKSKNGGRSLREKLEKIGLNLPAGRRKAANVTLLTSLVEGEAVHLARDFGYICETEFPTKAVSEYLNRQHTDPNEIHARKNMMLATKQLCKEFTDLLAQDRTPLGNSRPTPILEPGIQSCLSHFSFITHGFGSPAICAALTALQNYLTEALKGLDKMFINNQTSNRHTPADGSKGGEKDEKHRK
- the tfap2b gene encoding transcription factor AP-2-beta isoform X3, giving the protein MLVHTYSATDRHDGVPGHSSRLSQLGSVSQAPYSTAPPLSHAPSSDFQPPYFPPPYQPLPYPQSQDPYSHVNDPYALNALHQQHQQHPWGSRQRQDVGGDSASLLPQPRASLPPQLSGLDPRTRDYSSVRRPDVLLHSAPHGLEAGMADSLSLQGLAHGMDDTHVSFVAVEDANNSGMNILDQSVIKKVPMPHKSVTSLMMSKDGLIGGVSVNVNEVFCSVPGRLSLLSSTSKYKVTVGEVQRRLSPPECLNASLLGGVLRRAKSKNGGRSLREKLEKIGLNLPAGRRKAANVTLLTSLVEGEAVHLARDFGYICETEFPTKAVSEYLNRQHTDPNEIHARKNMMLATKQLCKEFTDLLAQDRTPLGNSRPTPILEPGIQSCLSHFSFITHGFGSPAICAALTALQNYLTEALKGLDKMFINNQTSNRHTPADGSKGGEKDEKHRK
- the tfap2b gene encoding transcription factor AP-2-beta isoform X1 produces the protein MLWKLVENVKYEDIYEDRHDGVPGHSSRLSQLGSVSQAPYSTAPPLSHAPSSDFQPPYFPPPYQPLPYPQSQDPYSHVNDPYALNALHQQHQQHPWGSRQRQDVGGDSASLLPQPRASLPPQLSGLDPRTRDYSSVRRPDVLLHSAPHGLEAGMADSLSLQGLAHGMDDTHVSFVAVEDANNSGMNILDQSVIKKVPMPHKSVTSLMMSKDGLIGGVSVNVNEVFCSVPGRLSLLSSTSKYKVTVGEVQRRLSPPECLNASLLGGVLRRAKSKNGGRSLREKLEKIGLNLPAGRRKAANVTLLTSLVEGEAVHLARDFGYICETEFPTKAVSEYLNRQHTDPNEIHARKNMMLATKQLCKEFTDLLAQDRTPLGNSRPTPILEPGIQSCLSHFSFITHGFGSPAICAALTALQNYLTEALKGLDKMFINNQTSNRHTPADGSKGGEKDEKHRK
- the tfap2b gene encoding transcription factor AP-2-beta isoform X4; protein product: MLVHTYSATDRHDGVPGHSSRLSQLGSVSQAPYSTAPPLSHAPSSDFQPPYFPPPYQPLPYPQSQDPYSHVNDPYALNALHQQHQQHPWGSRQRQDVGGDSASLLPQPRASLPPQLSGLDPRTRDYSSVRRPDVLLHSAPHGLEAGMADSLSLQGLAHGMDDTHAVEDANNSGMNILDQSVIKKVPMPHKSVTSLMMSKDGLIGGVSVNVNEVFCSVPGRLSLLSSTSKYKVTVGEVQRRLSPPECLNASLLGGVLRRAKSKNGGRSLREKLEKIGLNLPAGRRKAANVTLLTSLVEGEAVHLARDFGYICETEFPTKAVSEYLNRQHTDPNEIHARKNMMLATKQLCKEFTDLLAQDRTPLGNSRPTPILEPGIQSCLSHFSFITHGFGSPAICAALTALQNYLTEALKGLDKMFINNQTSNRHTPADGSKGGEKDEKHRK